The sequence TTTGAATTGCGATCCAATCACAGAAAGGAGTCGTGAAAGCGATATATGGATGCCGTCAATACAAAACCACAGACGTTGACACCCTCACATCGTTTTGGGTTGGCTGCTATCCTTGGCATGTTGACTGCACTTGGACCTTTGTCTATTGATATGTACTTGCCTGCATTACCCGCTCTCGCCAACGATTTGCACACCAGTACCTCCCTTGCCCAGCTCAGTTTGACTGCTTGCTTGTTGGGATTGGCGTTCGGACAACTGTTGATGGGACCGATCAGTGATATCAACGGGCGCCGCACCCCATTGATCACATCACTGGTTGTCTACGCTACCTCTTCAATCCTGTGCGTGTTGGTCCCCTCGATCTGGGCACTTATTCTCCTTCGTTTCGCCCAAGGGATGACGGGATCCGGTGGTATTGTGATCGCGCGTGCCATCGTGCGTGATCTCTACTCAGGTTCTGAGATTGCCAGATTTTTCTCTCTTTTGATGCTGGTCAACGGGTTGGCACCCATCTTGGCCCCGGTGATCGGTGGGCAGTTGTTGCGCATCACCTCCTGGCACGGGGTGTTTCTGGTACTGGGGATTATAAGTATCGCCATCCTTCTGACTGTTGCCTTCAAATTGCCTGAAACTCTGCCCAGCCAATATCGTTCGGAGGGAAGCTTGAAACAGACGCTTTCCACCTACCGCGGCCTGATCAAAGACCGTGCCTTTATGGGATATGCGTGGTCACAAGGTCTGGTGATGGCCGCTATGTTTGCGTATATATCGGGATCACCGTTTGTTCTGCAAAATATCTTTGGCGTGTCCCCACAAGGATTCAGTCTGTTTTTTGCCGCCAACGCGTTCGGGCTCATCCTCGCCAGTCAAATCACCGGTCGACTGGTAGGTCGTATCAGTGAAACCAAATTACTCACCGTCGGGATTGTATACGCCGCAATTGGGGGAACCGCCCTGCTTACGGCAATTCTGCTAGGAGTGGGACTGATCGGTATAATACCGTCCCTGTTCGTGGTCGTATCGAGCGTCGGGATTGTCGTAACCACCTGCTTTTCACTGGCTATGCAAAATCAGGCGCGATCGGCCGGCAGTGCCTCAGCTCTGCTGGGAGTGATTCCCTTTGTGATTGGGGCGACGGTCGCACCTTTAGTCGGTGTCGGTGGTAGTGACACCGCGGTTCCGATGGGGATCGTCATCGCTGTCTGCGACATCGGGGCTCTACTGAGTTTCTTCTTATTGGTGAGACGGTGACTTGCTTCACACGGTTAAAGCACCAGAGGCACCCCCTCTGGTCGCCGTGGGCTTCTCGCTTCATCCGGCGTGGCAACCCACATCCATCCAACCAAAAAAGCTTCGTCCAATCCTGGAAAAGGTTTCGTTTTTATTGTCCGTATCTCGGTTCGAACGTATCCCATCGCTTGATGCAGGATATTTCCTACGGCATTGACAACTCTGTCTGCCACATATCCGCATAAGCAACGGTGGGTACGTTCTTTTCATGTCTTCTTTAGCGTTACCGAACAACCCCTGGGTGTCTCTCGCAGCACCAGGTGTTCGGAAAGAAAACCAAAAGAAAGGAGATTCAAGTATTCCCCTTAGGGAGAAAAATTTTCTATCTTTCCAGAAAATCCTCTTACCAGCAAGACGAACGGCATCGACTGAAACTTTTTTCATTTACTTTCGAACGAGAAGGGGTTATATGACAGTTCCTCCCTCCATCTCCCATGCCTCATCAAAAATATATCGCTCTATCACTTTTTTTAACTCACCCTATTTCCAAATAGTGAAAGTTCATGTATGATAGTAGTGATCAGAGAATGGAATCAAAGGGGTGTCCTGCGTGAGCGAATTTGATATCCTTCAAATTGGTTCCTTGATTCGGAAAGTTCGGAAAGAAAGCGGTCTCCGTTTGGAAGATATAGCAGACGAAAACATCTCCCCCGCCACAGTCAGCAATATCGAACGCGGTGTTCCCCACGTCAGCATGGATAAGGTGATGTACCTTCTTGAGAAATTGGGCCTCACTATGGATGATATTCCTCAAATCCTGGAAAGCGAAGAGAATGAGTTGGATCGGCTGAAACTACGCTTGTTGTCGATTGAATCAATGTTGGATTACGCCGATCCCAACGAATTGCTCAGCCTTTTGAACGACCTTCAATTGAGCGATGATCACAAATACGCTGCACATGTTCATTACCTAAGAGGAAAATGCTACACAAAAAAGCCTGATTGGAAAAAGGCAGAAAAATGTTTTTTGAATGCGATCCGTCTATCTGCAACGAATTCATATGGAAGAAAAGATAACATTGAAGCTCGTAGTTTCAATGATCTTGGAATCTGTTATTATTTTCAAAACGATTTGATTCAAGCACTACAATACACAGAAAATGCAGCTGATGCTTTCAACGAAGATGGAGAATTTAAACAGTTGAAGCATGTTATCAACTGCAACAGAGCACGCTATCTTGAAAAACTCGGTCGATTTGGCGAAGCCATGAAAGTTGTGAACGAATCATGGAGATATCTCCATGAAATGGATAATCATACCGCTCTTCATTTTTATGATATCCGTGTTATTCTTTTGAAGCGATCCAAAATGTATGATGAAGCTATTCAATATGCTAAAGAAGGGATCGAGCTAGCAAGGCTTAACAGCGATAACATTTCTTTATTTTATCTCTGGAAATCATTGGGTAGCACTTACCTATCAATGAATGAATTGTATAATGCAGAAATTTGCTTTAAATCGGCATTAACAATTGGTTGCCCGCAATCAAAGAACAGCTTGGTTGAGGCATATACTAAATTGTCTATTGTTTATATTAAACAAAAAAATTGGATTAAAGCAAAAGAGTTGCTTGACAAAGCTGAATTATTGGCCAAAGCAGCAAACGTAGTACCTGCTTTCTTTGTTTACTTAGTATCTGGTGATTTTTATAAAGAACAGAGTAACTCAGTAAAAGCGATTGAATTATATGAAAAAGCATTGGATCTGGCTAGGAAATACAATCAAAAAAGATTGGAACATAAAGTTCTCTTCCGTCTCGCTCAGCTCAAAAAAAACGAGAACAAAGAGGAATTTGCAGCCTATTTAGAAAATATGTATGAAGTAGCAGTTACTTTGGAGAAGGAAATGAGTGATGGAGGAGATTATGGTGACATTCTATAAGTTCCTATCCACCGTTGTTTTTGTATTGCTACTTTCCCTACACGGTATCCATTTTTTGGATCAACTAGATTACAAAAGCATTCCGCACAAAGAAGCTAAAGTAATCGGTATCAAACTTGATTCCGATCCAAGACCTGCTATCAAACTTGATTCTGATCCAAGACCTGCCAGGATTTAGTTTACCCCCTCACTAGAGGGGTTTTTTTGTAATCAAGTGTACCATTATTGCCTCCTTTGAGGTGATGGATAAGTAGTCCCGGACATTGCTCAAATTGGACACCTTGATGATTTCTACGTTAGTGTCGTCCGAATCGTTGGTGCGGATGGGGACGCTTCCTCTTTAATACCAAGTCCTGAGGTGCCGGTTTGCACACATAGCTTGGCACAACATTTGAGTGTCTCAAACATATCGTTTGGACCAATCGCCGTCTTCCACTCGTTCTCCCAATTCCCTCCCGCTTCCATTCCAAAAATAGCACCACGCCTGTTCCTCCCTGCCATCAGCCGTCATGGCGATAACAACTTTGCGCAGATATAGACTGCCGGACTCGTCATGGGGATCGTAATCCTCCCAATCATCCAGCGCAACCATCACTCTGTCGTATACATCCTGTGCGATATGGATCAACTCTCCCTTCACCTCGCCGTCTCCCGGCACCAGACAGGGCCAGGGAAGCGAAACATGCGCATAGAGGGACCCACGTACACGGGCCGGTGTTTCTTTTACTGTCTTCCCTTTCAACAGACGGTCATAATGGATACTTCCTGGACGCAGAGAACCGTAAACAAAGATGGGCAATCTATGCATGCTTGATCCCCCTCTTGCATTGGGAAAAAAGTAGGTTTTCTCTTCTACCTCTAATTGGTATATTAAAGATACCTACTGTGAATTTTCAAACAATAATTCCCCACGGCATCGATATCCCAAATACCCGCACCCAACCTCACAGTGGGAATCCGATTCTCATGAGGTATCCCATGCGAACATTTGTGATGCTCATCTTCCTTTGTTGTTCCGTTTATGCCATCCTTTTTCCCTTACCCGTCGCCGATGCGAACGGCGGTCCCATCTACACCACTCAGCAAAACGGTCGTTTCGGTGGTTTGCAGTTTGATCCGGATTCCAACGTCCGCCTTGTTTCTGAACAAGTCCATTATACTCTTCATGAGAACGGGGACCAATGGTGGACCATGAAACCTGCAGATGTAGAGGTCCGGTACCAACTGCTGAATGAAAGCGGTCAAGCAAAACGGTTCACGATGTTGTTCGTCACACCGAGGTTCGGTTTTGAGCCGGAGGAAATCGTGAAACGTCTTCAGGCCATGCATCATTTCAAGGTGACCGTGAACGGGCAACCCCTTCCGCTGAAACCTGCGATGGCCGTGACGATTCGCAACTGGCGGGCAAAGATCGTCGATCCGGTTCGCGATCCCATCGATAACCGACCCCTGCTCGGGAAAGGGGCCAGTTCTATAACGATAAACGGCATCAAAATCCCACTACAGATCCGAAAGGGTGAAACCCTCACCATCCATTTCCGTTACACGATTTCCGGAGGATATTACGATCGGGATGTTGTTCACCCTGTCTTTTCGCAAAGGTATATACTCACCCCCGCGGACTTCTGGTCTGGTGAACCGTTGGTTCACTTGCGTGTGACCATGCCGTCCCACTATGTCCTCCATTCCAACATCCCGCTGAAACCGACCGGGAGCGGCCGATATGAAGCGAAGTTGAACCGATTGCCGAAAAAGGAATGGGTATTGTCCTACGCTGATCCCGAGGGGTTGTGGTGGGGTACCAACCGATTATGGCTGAACCATGTCATATGGAGCACCGTCATCTGGGGGATAGCGTGGCTGATCCTGCGATGGGGGATGCGAAGTCATCCTGTCCTCCCGT is a genomic window of Polycladomyces subterraneus containing:
- a CDS encoding tetratricopeptide repeat protein: MSEFDILQIGSLIRKVRKESGLRLEDIADENISPATVSNIERGVPHVSMDKVMYLLEKLGLTMDDIPQILESEENELDRLKLRLLSIESMLDYADPNELLSLLNDLQLSDDHKYAAHVHYLRGKCYTKKPDWKKAEKCFLNAIRLSATNSYGRKDNIEARSFNDLGICYYFQNDLIQALQYTENAADAFNEDGEFKQLKHVINCNRARYLEKLGRFGEAMKVVNESWRYLHEMDNHTALHFYDIRVILLKRSKMYDEAIQYAKEGIELARLNSDNISLFYLWKSLGSTYLSMNELYNAEICFKSALTIGCPQSKNSLVEAYTKLSIVYIKQKNWIKAKELLDKAELLAKAANVVPAFFVYLVSGDFYKEQSNSVKAIELYEKALDLARKYNQKRLEHKVLFRLAQLKKNENKEEFAAYLENMYEVAVTLEKEMSDGGDYGDIL
- a CDS encoding gamma-glutamylcyclotransferase family protein; its protein translation is MHRLPIFVYGSLRPGSIHYDRLLKGKTVKETPARVRGSLYAHVSLPWPCLVPGDGEVKGELIHIAQDVYDRVMVALDDWEDYDPHDESGSLYLRKVVIAMTADGREEQAWCYFWNGSGRELGERVEDGDWSKRYV
- a CDS encoding multidrug effflux MFS transporter gives rise to the protein MDAVNTKPQTLTPSHRFGLAAILGMLTALGPLSIDMYLPALPALANDLHTSTSLAQLSLTACLLGLAFGQLLMGPISDINGRRTPLITSLVVYATSSILCVLVPSIWALILLRFAQGMTGSGGIVIARAIVRDLYSGSEIARFFSLLMLVNGLAPILAPVIGGQLLRITSWHGVFLVLGIISIAILLTVAFKLPETLPSQYRSEGSLKQTLSTYRGLIKDRAFMGYAWSQGLVMAAMFAYISGSPFVLQNIFGVSPQGFSLFFAANAFGLILASQITGRLVGRISETKLLTVGIVYAAIGGTALLTAILLGVGLIGIIPSLFVVVSSVGIVVTTCFSLAMQNQARSAGSASALLGVIPFVIGATVAPLVGVGGSDTAVPMGIVIAVCDIGALLSFFLLVRR